A single Calidifontibacter indicus DNA region contains:
- a CDS encoding DUF58 domain-containing protein has protein sequence MAPDDPEIGTGDPGDTANSWVPGPTMLAAAAAAVGLCTLAVITARADLLVLALPLIVVTAWAFATRPTGDPAVRVRLGNRTPTEQESVAWTATLHDAAGAEQWHAVVEPTPGVVWDGGRPAQTSMPTSATDRIDLTFALRRWGPAQTGSVEIVAASPWAAYVWGPVHLPGSDLHALPRVDRFSGRAPVPHPIGLVGSNRSRRTGDGTEFADIRAFRAGDKLRTIHWPVTTRTGQLHVRTSYAEQDAEIVLVLDGSIDVGGTVTPTVRSTWACEPARRSRTISSAAATASAST, from the coding sequence ATGGCACCTGACGACCCGGAAATCGGCACGGGAGACCCGGGAGACACAGCGAACTCGTGGGTGCCCGGGCCGACCATGCTTGCTGCGGCCGCCGCCGCGGTGGGCCTGTGCACCCTGGCCGTGATCACCGCGCGAGCCGACCTCCTGGTGTTGGCGCTGCCGTTGATCGTCGTCACCGCGTGGGCCTTCGCGACCCGTCCGACAGGAGATCCGGCGGTGCGGGTTCGGCTCGGCAACCGCACACCCACCGAACAGGAATCGGTCGCGTGGACCGCAACGCTGCACGACGCCGCCGGTGCGGAACAGTGGCATGCGGTCGTCGAGCCGACTCCCGGGGTCGTCTGGGACGGCGGACGCCCCGCGCAGACCTCGATGCCGACCTCCGCCACCGACCGCATCGATCTGACCTTCGCGTTGCGCCGCTGGGGCCCCGCCCAGACCGGCTCGGTCGAGATCGTCGCCGCCTCGCCCTGGGCGGCGTACGTGTGGGGGCCGGTGCACCTGCCCGGCAGCGACCTGCACGCGCTACCCCGGGTCGACCGGTTCAGCGGCCGCGCGCCGGTGCCGCACCCGATCGGTCTAGTCGGGTCCAACCGCAGCAGACGCACGGGCGACGGCACCGAGTTCGCCGACATCCGCGCCTTCCGAGCCGGCGACAAGCTGCGCACGATCCATTGGCCGGTCACCACCCGCACCGGGCAACTGCATGTGCGCACCAGCTACGCCGAGCAGGACGCGGAGATCGTGCTCGTGCTCGACGGGTCGATCGACGTCGGGGGCACGGTGACACCGACAGTTCGCTCGACCTGGGCCTGCGAGCCTGCGCGTCGCTCGCGCACTATTTCCTCGGCCGCGGCGACCGCGTCGGCCTCGACGTGA
- a CDS encoding siderophore ABC transporter substrate-binding protein codes for MPVALARPTRTVALTAALALGLAACGSSDSSNSSSTSNGSSASTSGAAAQATGPVTVKDAQGRSVKVAANPGKVVVLDWSVARSLTQLGVPIAALPKASGELPADMAALKSVKTVGTLFEPDYEAIAELEPDLIIIGGRSGNAKVLKEMTKISPNVIDMSVREDDATKHLSAVSDQYKTLASIWGKSSQADTHLASMNKAIGDVRTKATNAGGTTMFVQVSGSKVGAYGPGSRFGTVWTDFGFKPVNAPLKSDGGHGDEINQEFFLKYNPSRVLVLDRSRTIGESAKPALDVLNSGLVNKTDAAKNKKISTVDGFSWYLATDTPLSYIAAANDLAKVL; via the coding sequence GTGCCCGTTGCTCTCGCCCGCCCGACCCGCACCGTCGCACTCACCGCGGCGCTCGCCCTCGGCCTCGCCGCCTGCGGTTCGTCCGATTCTTCGAACAGCTCCTCCACCTCGAACGGCTCGTCCGCGTCCACCTCCGGTGCGGCGGCGCAGGCCACCGGTCCGGTCACCGTGAAGGACGCCCAGGGCCGCTCGGTGAAGGTTGCCGCCAACCCCGGCAAGGTCGTGGTGCTCGACTGGAGCGTGGCGCGCAGCCTCACCCAGCTCGGGGTGCCGATCGCGGCGCTGCCCAAGGCGAGCGGGGAGCTTCCGGCCGACATGGCCGCACTGAAGTCGGTGAAGACGGTCGGCACGTTGTTCGAACCCGACTACGAGGCGATCGCCGAGCTCGAACCCGACCTGATCATCATCGGTGGCCGTTCCGGCAACGCGAAGGTACTCAAGGAGATGACCAAGATCTCCCCCAACGTCATCGACATGTCGGTGCGTGAGGACGACGCGACCAAGCACCTGTCCGCCGTCTCCGACCAGTACAAGACGCTCGCCTCGATCTGGGGCAAGTCGAGCCAGGCCGACACCCACCTCGCGTCGATGAACAAGGCGATCGGCGATGTGCGCACCAAGGCGACGAACGCCGGTGGCACGACGATGTTCGTGCAGGTCTCGGGCAGCAAGGTCGGGGCCTACGGTCCGGGCTCGCGCTTCGGCACCGTGTGGACCGACTTCGGGTTCAAGCCGGTCAATGCCCCACTGAAGAGCGACGGCGGGCACGGTGACGAGATCAACCAGGAATTCTTCCTGAAGTACAACCCGAGCCGCGTGCTGGTGCTCGACCGCAGCCGCACCATCGGTGAGTCGGCCAAGCCGGCCCTCGACGTGCTCAACTCGGGGCTGGTCAACAAGACCGACGCCGCCAAGAACA